A genomic region of Dunckerocampus dactyliophorus isolate RoL2022-P2 chromosome 8, RoL_Ddac_1.1, whole genome shotgun sequence contains the following coding sequences:
- the LOC129186941 gene encoding protein FAM107B-like isoform X2 produces the protein MDRRTSAREQTFEFASAYADLQPHGRTLPVSGHVPPPDYLEGDEDQDLIKPRKLLNPVKSSKSHQELHRELLSSCKRSGVSVETKPELQRVLESRKRDQLMRQRKEDEDARRKISPLEAELKKRHQKLEEMELQQEKEQEEKLKAPEFVKVKENLRRTSFAGNQEKEV, from the exons ATGGACAGGAGGACATCAGCCAGAGAACAAACATTTGAGTTTG CTTCAGCGTACGCAGACCTACAGCCCCACGGGAGGACTTTGCCCGTGTCCGGCCACGTCCCCCCGCCTGACTACCTGGAGGGAGACGAGGACCAGGACCTCATCAAGCCCAGAAAACTGCTGAACCCCGTCAAAAGTTCCAAGAGTCACCAGGAGCTTCACCGAGAGCTGCTGAGTAGCTGCAAGCG gagcgGAGTCAGCGTGGAGACCAAACCAGAGCTGCAGAGAGTTCTGGAATCCAGGAAGAGAGATCAGCTGATGCGACAGAGGAAAGAGGACGAGGACGCTCGCAGAAAGATTTCTCCTCTGGAGGCTGAACTGAAGAAGAGACACCAGAAACTGGAGGAG ATGGAGCTCCAGCAGGAGAAAGAACAAGAAGAGAAGCTGAAGGCTCCAGAGTTTGTCAAAGTCAAAGAGAACCTGAGACGGACATCATTTGCTGGGAACCAAGAGAAAGAAGTGTAG
- the LOC129186941 gene encoding protein FAM107B-like isoform X1, giving the protein MMGSSHGKKRAYDIAQQRSERNGTRPHRASAYADLQPHGRTLPVSGHVPPPDYLEGDEDQDLIKPRKLLNPVKSSKSHQELHRELLSSCKRSGVSVETKPELQRVLESRKRDQLMRQRKEDEDARRKISPLEAELKKRHQKLEEMELQQEKEQEEKLKAPEFVKVKENLRRTSFAGNQEKEV; this is encoded by the exons ATGATGGGATCCTCTCATGGGAAGAAG AGGGCGTACGACATCGCTCAGCAGCGCAGTGAGCGGAATGGAACGCGGCCACACAGAG CTTCAGCGTACGCAGACCTACAGCCCCACGGGAGGACTTTGCCCGTGTCCGGCCACGTCCCCCCGCCTGACTACCTGGAGGGAGACGAGGACCAGGACCTCATCAAGCCCAGAAAACTGCTGAACCCCGTCAAAAGTTCCAAGAGTCACCAGGAGCTTCACCGAGAGCTGCTGAGTAGCTGCAAGCG gagcgGAGTCAGCGTGGAGACCAAACCAGAGCTGCAGAGAGTTCTGGAATCCAGGAAGAGAGATCAGCTGATGCGACAGAGGAAAGAGGACGAGGACGCTCGCAGAAAGATTTCTCCTCTGGAGGCTGAACTGAAGAAGAGACACCAGAAACTGGAGGAG ATGGAGCTCCAGCAGGAGAAAGAACAAGAAGAGAAGCTGAAGGCTCCAGAGTTTGTCAAAGTCAAAGAGAACCTGAGACGGACATCATTTGCTGGGAACCAAGAGAAAGAAGTGTAG